DNA from Garra rufa chromosome 5, GarRuf1.0, whole genome shotgun sequence:
cggccctccaggaccgagtgtggtgacccctggtcTAGACTGTTTGTGGGGAAAATTGATGCtacagcatttggtttaggcCTACACTTATATCTGTGATCTTcaaattaatattttgtattctGATTGTGTTGCAGTAGAAATAGCGTAGCTCAGTGCCAGTAACTCACCGAGTGCAATTGTTCtacataatcaaaataatggcggGCCCCATAgtgcaaaatatgtatataacaatgtgtttttttttaaattatgtaaatctttcatgggttttctactacatatttcagcgagagacataatttacgctttattaagctatacaagtcttaatacccagggttcccttgcCTTTAAAGTAGGCCAATTTCGCGGGAAagccgcggacttggcaacactggtgtaTGCTGTATCTCCAGTAGAGGTGAGTGTAGTGTAGTGCAGTGCAGTGGACTGTTGCTCCAGTAGAGGTTGCTGCTCTCACTGTTTTCACCACAGCAGCACTTTTAGAGGAAGAAAGCGGCCGGACGGCTTACACACGCCGAGACCAACCCAAACCTCCAAAAACCACTTGAATTTATATTTTAGGTAAAGGATACACACATGACAAGATGCATTTCACAGTTTTGCGCTTCAAATGGTTGGATACCAACGGCTGACACTGTTTTTAAACGCTTTACGAGTCTCATTTTGGGAGTAGCTGTTAGCTTTAGCATCTCTGGGTTTGGTTCAGCGCGAGGTCAGCTAACGCTAACTAGCCCTTTAATGCTTTACATTAACTCATTTATCCCCTGAAATGCGACACGGAAACGCAGGTACCGCTGGGTTACGCGTTAAAATAGCAGTTGGGAGGTATTTTTTATTAGGTGTGGTCTAGCATATAGCTGCGAAACCTTTGACAGGAGTGTGATTAGCTGATTAGTCAGTCATGGCGCTGGCTGATTGTAGAGCTGCAGTCAGTGTTTATGCTTCTTTAGCTCAGTGTCACGTTACTGTGTTCCTGTATTTCAATTGACATAACTCGTGTTTGCTTATCATTTCTAAATCGTTATTATCTTGAGTTTGTCTTGAACGCTCACTGCCGAGGTTAGGCTAACTTGGGGAGGAAAAGGGAAATGTGTCTTTATAGACAATAGTAGGACAGCCGGTCAGCTGAGCGCTTGCTGGATTGCTGTCAGTGTGGTTTCATTTGCTGGTAATGCCGTTTATTAGCTTTTTTGCGACTGTTTATGAGTTAATGTGTAATTTAAGCTTGTAATCATTTTTCTTTTCGCTTTCCAGAGCAAAAATGACGACTGCACCATATAACTATTCCTATATTTTCAAATACATTATTATTGGTAAGTGAGCAGTTTGTTTTTCACTACGTGTGCGCCGTTTTATAAAACATATATGTTATATGAATGTTTCATAATTTTTAATGTGTTATATTTTGTCATGTGTATGATTTATAGGTGACATGGGGGTTGGAAAGTCATGTTTACTCCACCAGTTCACAGAAAAGAAATGTAAGTGCTAAGAATGGTATTGCACTAAAACAAAGCAACAGTGTTTTTTGAGATACAGGCTCACATACTAGTAATATCacaatttttgaataaataatttttgtaCAATACTGTGAAAAGCACCAATATTCAAttcaatataatttttgataCCACATTGAAAAACTGCTGCATCATAAGGGCATAAAATCACTAAGTTAATTTACCTTTGAACGTAATCATAAAAAAATATGCATtcaattttaacttattttccTATGAACTGTTGTCTGAGATTCCTTAGGCCCAATAGTTtaatatttaatagtaataatatgtctttaaatatatattagtattattacttcCAAGACAGAAGTATATTATTTTTGTACTTCTGtactgtaaagtaaaaaaataaatcataagTATTATTTTACTTTGCACTGCTGTAGTAAAATTATAATACTTTTTGTAATTTGCAAGAGTTAAAGTCTCAAGCTTTTGCTTTGGTGGAAAACTGCAGAGAAAACTTTTAATTTTCTGTGACAATAGAAAATTGACAGATAACTACAAATTGCAACTCTTGTGAAAAGCTGTAATGATCTGTCCACAAAAATGGAGATTAAAGAATGTGAAAACAAAGCATAAATGCTTTGTTGTGTGAGATAAAGTTCACAGTATTTACTGTTAATCGAGCTATTCTAAATGCTAAAATTACCAGATAATAAGCTATTGTGGAAAAGTAGTATTGAAACTGTTTCAAGTAAATAAATATCTGTTTATTAAAAGAAAACTGTAGATTTGACAACATTAACATTCTACGGAATTGGTTCAAAAAGTTGGAAATGTTTACAAATTttatatgtatgcaaattgtgtaACAtataaggtacacatttctagtaattgtgcagttaattcttatattgtggttttagaaagttttgtaatatttgtcctctcctcaAAAAAGTGTGcctaattatagaaaaatggtttTCGGTAgtgatgttttttaaagttacacacagatttttttagacttttgaacacatttacctctaAATGATGGGGCcgatctactcaccatgtagatATAAGAGAGAGACggtatttcctgatcataaatgtaggggtgtagttaaaatcagtctcagccaatgaacTTCAAAATAGTAgcagtgacatgaaaatgcgggacacatgaagtttcataatttacaaagaaactaaaaaaaaatacatagtttTGAACTCctctttaaaaataaagatatttttattaaaaaaaacattggaaTAAAAGGCAAACATTTCAATATTATGTTTAGTTGAAATGTAGGGtttgaatactttttttaaatgtgttttttggttgtgggacagcagtttccaccagttctgtagaatggctagCCTTTTTATGTTGATTATTGATCACAAATCTGTCCATCTGTCATTATTTTAAATGGAAAGtctttttatttatgttattctAACATGCATATCTTTGTCTCTTTTTAGTTATGGCCGACTGTCCTCATACAATTGGCGTTGAGTTTGGCACACGGATAATCGAAGTGAGCGGGCAGAAGGTGAAGCTTCAGATTTGGGACACTGCAGGGCAGGAGAGATTCCGCGCCGTCACACGCAGCTACTACAGAGGAGCCGCCGGGGCCCTCATGGTGTATGACATCACCAGGTAGACCAATATTCTGTTCAGATCGCATTGAACTTAAATGTTTGCATCTACCTTTTGATTTGCActtattatcattttaaatatGCGATTTATGTTGTTTGCAGGCGAAGCACGTACAACCACCTCAGCAGCTGGTTGACTGATGCCAGGAATCTCACCAACCCCAATACTGTAAGTTCATTAGCTACAGTAACAGTCCAAAGTTGGTAAATGATGCCTTTGCATCTCCATTCGAGTGAATGGTGTTGGAGCTTCATACATATTTTAACTGCAGATGTGGTTTGCACAAAGACCAAACTTGAGCCTTTGTAAGACAATCTGAATCTTTCCTCAGGTGATCATCCTAATTGGTAACAAAGCAGACCTGGAAGCCCAGCGTGACGTCACATATGAAGAGGCCAAGCAGTTTGCTGAAGAAAACGGTAAGGTCGTTGGTTAAAAAGAAAATGCAACTTTCATAATTACAGCAAAAATATTGGTAATCGTGTTTATGGAAGGGGAGCCTTCAATTTAAAAATGATTGAAAACCACTGATCTAGTCCTAATGTTtttgttaaagaaatagttcactcagaaataaaaatttgctgaaaTACATACACACCCTTAGGCCATCTTAGATGTGGATGAGGTTGTgttttcatcagaacagatttggagaaatttagcaatgcactacttgctcaccaatggatgcagtgcagtgaatgggtgccgtcagaatgagagtctaaacagctgataaaaccaaTATTCCACACTGACTTCAGTCTGAAACATCCATCGTTAAGGTGTTTTAACCTTTAAAATGTCAGTTATTGCTAAAATACTTAATCTataataatgctttctccagtcaaatgaatgagaaggtgtgttcaaactttaaacttttggtctgtactgtatatttttctgcttattaaagtttttactctacatttgtgcagttttcagtgggttagtgatatttaaaaaatatcactaacccactgaaaactgcacaaaaaaaaaaaaatatatatatatatatataaatattttttaaatgggtttttatacaaaaactgtttttttttaatgtaaaattcactttacaaaaacacccacatttctaactttaattcatggggataaca
Protein-coding regions in this window:
- the rab14 gene encoding ras-related protein Rab-14, translated to MTTAPYNYSYIFKYIIIGDMGVGKSCLLHQFTEKKFMADCPHTIGVEFGTRIIEVSGQKVKLQIWDTAGQERFRAVTRSYYRGAAGALMVYDITRRSTYNHLSSWLTDARNLTNPNTVIILIGNKADLEAQRDVTYEEAKQFAEENGLLFLEASAKTGENVEDAFLEAAKKIYQNIQDGSLDLNAAESGVQHKPTAPQGGRLNSDAQPQKEGCSC